The Rhodospirillaceae bacterium genome includes a region encoding these proteins:
- a CDS encoding HigA family addiction module antidote protein, which translates to MTSRHKRSPIHPGDILKTEFMEPLELSANKLASFMKVPPNRISTVVKGARSITGDTALRLSRVFGTTPGFWMNLQSRYDLDIAEDAKGAEISKIGHIAA; encoded by the coding sequence ATGACCTCGCGACATAAAAGATCGCCAATCCATCCTGGCGATATTCTCAAGACAGAGTTTATGGAGCCATTGGAACTGAGCGCAAATAAGCTCGCTTCATTTATGAAGGTTCCTCCGAACCGCATTTCCACCGTGGTGAAGGGGGCACGTTCCATTACGGGCGATACGGCTCTCAGGCTTTCAAGAGTTTTTGGGACAACGCCCGGGTTCTGGATGAATTTACAATCTCGCTACGATTTGGATATTGCAGAAGACGCTAAGGGTGCGGAAATTTCAAAAATTGGGCACATCGCAGCTTAG